In Procambarus clarkii isolate CNS0578487 chromosome 30, FALCON_Pclarkii_2.0, whole genome shotgun sequence, the DNA window GTGggagattaaatatgtatgtgtatgtatatatgtatatgtacatgtatggatgagtatgtgtacatgtatatataacattaataattttgtaactagcgtcgaaagattgttatttgcttagctaaacgaactagagggttcagttcctgaaccgattatgtgcctctgtaatcctttacaccaccgcccacgggatgggtgtggggtgaataataaagaaattgaattgggcaggtccttaatctaagaaacttataagtaggtaaatacttgcaaaatttataaaaatgataacagttacaaaccaagaaaaaaaataaaagatgagagaaaaattgtaggtatattaaagcacataggtagctcagaatgattgcaatgacagcttgaatggtagtttaacaaaacttagcaggcacaatacagcttatggctagcacataaatgaagacagcaatgaacacaatgataaagttgtttggattcagtacataaagattgggagattgggtaacactagatacagagcaaatttaaagctcagtgtaggaaactacgaagatgaaattaagtactttttggtttgtttttaaatgaggcaaaagtttgacagcttttcaattcactagggagtgagttccatagactaggtcccttaatttgcatagagtgtttacacagattaaattcgaccctggggatatcaaagagatatttatttctggtgtggtgataatgggtcccatTACATCTGAGTTTCAGAGTATGGTTTgcttttaagaacagggttttgtaaatgtagttgacagaagagaatgtgtggagggagttaatatttagcaagtttaggaatttaaacaagggagctgagtgttgtctgaaagcagagtttgttattattctgatagcagatttttgctgggtgatgatgggctcaaggtggtttgcagtggtagacccccatgcacagataccataattaagataggggtagattagtgcataatacagtgagaggagagcagagttagcaacataatatcttattttagagagtataccaactgttttagagactttcttagttatgtgttgaatgtgggtgctgaagttgagtctcttatctaggaataggccaagaaacttgccatcattttttatTACTttactttattatttttattactgatgttaatgttgtctatctgtagctgaattgcattcgatgattttcttccaaataagatgtagtaggtctttcctatgtttagtgttagtttgttagttgacatccataagtggacttttttaattcattattcacaacattatttagtgtatgtgggttggggtctgaatagatgagggtagtatcatcagcaaataatataggtttaagaatattagagacattaggcagatcattgatatatataagaaatagaagaggtcctaagatgctgccctgtggcactccaacggttattggtagagtggaagaggttgtatcattgatggttacacattggtgtctgtcactaagataggatcggatgtagtcaagggcaaggcctcggattccataatgctggagtttaagtaaaaggtagttgtgattaacagtatcaaaggcttttcttaaatcaatgaagagtccaatcggaaactcatttttgtcaagagctgagtagattacgtcaaggagactaataattgcatcactggtgctcttttgggaccggaagccaaactggcaggggctgagtatgtcgaattttacgaggtaggaatagagctgtttgtagataattttttcaaatatttttgatagaatgggtagatttgatattggtctataattgtttatgtccgccggattgcctcctttatgaactggcgttactcttgcttttttaaggatatcagggaaggtatgacactctatagatttgttgaacagtagggctatgggtgggacaagggcatgggaggcgctcttgtacacaatggacggaatttcactggtgttccctgccttggtttttagagagtgtatgatggacacaacatctgccgggctgattggtgaaaggagaagagagtttggatagctgcctgagagatatgtgttgatatgtgtctgagtctgtgggattttactggcaagattagcaccaaccgatgaaaagaagctattaaattcatttgccatttctaaatcagttgacggtgtatacccatccttgtagagttttatttggttatgtgagtgttgtttagttccaaggatactagagattgttttccaagtgcttttcatgttgccttttgcttcattgaatctattcacataatatgcaagttttgcctttcttatgatactggtaagcattgatgagtaccttttagctacttcctttgaaactaggccaatcctaagtttcttttcatattcatgtttcttgttgattgagttaagaatgccacttgtgagccatggattgtttaatcttttgtcagttacttgcttggtaagaagggggcaatgaaggttgtagaggcttagagttttggagaggaagaggttagctaatgaatttatatcctgagtATTATTGAATTGGGGAAAATGGGGAAGACTCGTCGAGGTGACAGCAATGAACGTCAGGAACACACTTCCTTCAGAGAACAATACTAGTGAGGTCAAAATAGGATATTATGGGTTGGTCTCGTCGtttgtttcaatcacatttgggtcactgtgtacttgGCTGCCTTCTGGGGGTGCTACATCATTTGTGGGTAGCTGTGGGCTCATGGAGCAGCTGTGGTCTCATGGAGCAGCTGTGGGCTCACGGAGCAGCTGTGGGCTCAAGGAGTAGCTGTGGGCATGGAGCAGCTGTGGGCTCAAAGAGCAGCTGTGGGCTCAAGGAGTAGCTGTGGGCTCATGGAGCAGCTGTGGTCTCATGGAGCAGCTGTGGGCTCATGGAGCAGCTGTGGGCTCATGGAGCAGCTGTGGTCTCATGGAGCAGCTGTGGGCTCATGGAGCAGCTGTGGGCTCAAGGAGTAGCTGTGGGCTCATGGAGCAGCTGTGGGCTCAAAGAGCAGCTGTGGGCTCAAGGAGTAGCTGTGGGCTCATGGAGCAGCTGTGGGAagctgtgggctcaaggagcagctgtgggctcaaggagcagctgtgggtagctgtgggctcaaggagcagctgtgggctcaaggagcagctgtgggctcaaggagcagctgtgggCTCAAGGAACAGCTGTAGGTAGCTGTGGGCTCAAGGAACAGCTGTGGACTCAAGGAACAGCTGTGAGTagctgtgggctcaaggagcagctgtgggTCAAAGAGCAGCTGTGGGCTCAAGGAACagctgtgggctcaaggagcagctgtgggttcaaggagcagctgtgggtagctgtgggctcaaggagcagctgtgggcagctatgggctcaaggagcagctgtgggCTCAAAGAGCAGCTGTGGGTAGCTGTGGCctcaaggagcagctgtgggTAGCTGTGGGCTTAAGGAGCagctgtgggctcaaggagcagctgtgggCTCAAGGAACagctgtgggctcaaggagcagctgtgggCTCAAGGAACAGCTGTGGGCTCAAGGAACAGCTGTGGGTagctgtgggctcaaggagcagctgtgggctcaaggagcagctgtgggctcaaggagcagctgtgggctcaaggagcagctgtggactcaaggagcagctgtgggctcaaggagcagctgtgggctcaaggagcagctgtgggCTCAAGAAGCagctgtgggctcaaggagcagctgtgggctcaaggagcagctgacaAAATTGGAGGAGGGCCAGAGTCGTGTCGTCACGACGTCATCTTGAGTCGTGTTCTCAAGATGGGACTCTGTTacattaaggacctgccagaaacgctatgcgagttagtggctttacaagaatgtaaaaacctcagtgctatgtactctcataagctcaatgtaccttcttctatatacataaataaataaataaataaataaataaataaataaagagttcAATCCTGTCGAACGTAAAATCTCATGAGAAATCTTGGCGCTTCTcagaaaattataataagcacttcataaattattacatattacAAATAATTGCCCGAAACTCCATACGTGctagtagctgtacaagaatgtaagaactcttgtgtatgaaagataaataaatataataatgatgCGCGCACAAAATAACATAATACAACAGTTTATGCTTTAAATTTTCAAAGAGAATGGTTTGTAGGAACGGAAACAGAAAACGATAATTTCTGTGACCTTGGAAGTTGTATGGGTACACTACCGCAAAcagtgggttcccacttttcttctgttagctctggtcttcatcttccccaatctttccttcttcgtaaacctgtccttgagtctcgtcctttagatttctgaactcgtcttcgacttccctataacgataccttctctctctctctgaacttaataaataaaataaataaataaatgtttattcaggtaaggtacatacataaaagagattttacaaaatttgatagatttatagatagagctagtacatacaatgcctacagccactattacgcaaagcgtttcgggcaggaaaaacattaaagactaaaacttaatactaattgagtttaaagtataaaatgtgttgagaacaattaaaaatataaataaaaaggggggaaacatggctgaaaaagcagcacaaatataatTAGGTCGACAGACAACGTTGTTTAAGaatacagacatgggttgacaatataggggtaaggtaggttacagggaatttattaggtagtgcttcgtttttaccttaaactggttgagagaggtacagtctttaacatggttgggaaggtcattccacattctgggtcccttgatttgtagagcatttctagtttggttaagtcgcactcttggaatatcaaaactgtatttatttctggtgtggtgctcatgggttctgttacaatcttCAATGAAgcatttgaggtcaggattggcattacagttcagcgttttatatatgtataatacacatgggagaatgtgcagtgacttaatatctaacatattcagagatttgagtaggtacCGAGTGatttctggggccagagttggatattgtcctaatagcattcTACAACAGAACTTcgttggccctctgcggttctacggtggcgggctccgatggtattcattatgagatgcttcgccatctccctccgtgcacgtctcagtatttactgagtctgtataatcggatctgggagtcgtcgtcagtccctgaggactggctcgatgtcgttgtcctccctgttcgcaaaccggggtctctgggtacttcccctaaggacattcgccctattgccctcacaagttgtgtctgcaaactctttgaacgtatggttaacgttcgtctgatgtggttcctggaacactatcgccacctctccccttctcaatttggtttccgcaagtgccgcagcacgacagatgtcctggtgaacttggaggtctatattcgtactgcttttgctgcgaagacctccgttgttgccgtcctttttgacctggaaaaggcttacgacaccacttggcgatatcatattctatcccagcttcattcttttggctttcgtggtcatctccctctctttctccgcagcttcctctctcgtcgttcctttcgggtgcgccttggtaccgctctctctccctcttttcagcaatacgaaggtgtgccccagggtagtgttctgagcctactctttttctggttgccctcaatggtcttctttcctctcttccttcaggtgtcttctccgctctctatgtcgatgatcttaccctttgttgtcagggtgatgattcgcctctccttcagcgccggcttcaacttgcaattgatgccgtgtcgtcttgggccaccgatcatggcttcatgttctcttctactaagacttgtgttgagtgctctaaggcccttaccctccttcgggtattgtcccatacttcttggggagcggataggcgcactctccttgctttacattcctctctcgtcctgtctaagctcgattatggttgctctgcttactcgtctgcttctccttctactcttcgccgtcttgatgctttgcaccatactgggttgcgcctcaactctggtgcttttcgttcgactcccgtccttagcttgtatgttgacactggctttctgtctctccaggaccgccgtgatcgctactgtcttcgctatcttgcgcggtccttacaacatccttcctctcgcctctgtcgtgctttaacttttacccctcctgcggttcctgttcctcttcaccacctcaatctttctgtccggttatctcgcctacaggattctctttccgttcgtatttctaatgtttctcctcgtgttgttccctctttgcccccgtggatagTCCccccttccgcggttttgtacatccttgacccgcatcactaaggcttttacccctcctacggttctaaaatgccttttccttgagcacttttcttctcactcccgctccgtttccatcttcaccgatgggtctaagtcagcggacggtgttggctactctgttgtttttcctgatcgcacttatatgtgtcgcttgcctccggagactagcatctttacagcggagctttatgctattctctatgctcttcgtctcctgctttctcgttgtcagtcttcctttgtagttgttgttgactctcgtagtgccctcatggctctcgggtcctttaatccggttcatccagtagttgtcaagatccagcattggctgtttcttgttcacagtaaatttaagtcggttgagttttgttgggttcccagccatattggtgtctctttaaatgagcgtgtggatgctgccgccaaggaagctgtccactcttgtcccatctctcgtaaaggtattccttattccgacttttacccggttatccattcctccgtccttacccgttgcaaggcttcttggtcgtctgttactgataataaactacgtactcttaaatgttgtgtttcctcgtggccgtcctccttccactgtaaccggcgatgggaaacggctctggcgaggttgcgtattggccatactcgcttaactcatggtcacttgatggagcgctgtCCTTCTCCTTATTGtcttaattgcattgtccctcttacagtcgtgcatgtccttcttgaatgtcctgacttccaggacgagcgtgtgtcttgctttccgaccgcctctcgcggtcacctgtccctcaatagtattcttggtgactcggatacttttgatattgttcgccttatgcgtttctgttctcgtattggcatccttggtgatatttagcgccctctgattatcccgcacatttgatggtgctacatagccttcccggtttggtgccttcttttgataattacttacttaccgcAAACAGGCAAACATTAATGGTACTTGTTTCACATGATCCCCTGAGCGGAGGAACGCGTGGATATGTAGCTGCGTGAACGGTCTCCCGACCACCCTAAAGGTGCCGTCTACATATACCAGACCTTGGCATCCCAGAGAAGGCGTAGCTAACTGTCCCTGGCAAACAGAAGATGACGTGCAATAACTTGAATAACGTTATTGCAATAATAACCCATATTATGCTTAACAAGACACTGCAGTGCCATGCTGTCTATGCCTCCATTGTTGACATATAGCATACAGCATTGCATGCTCTGGCGATCTCACCTCCTTGCTCTATCCAGAACATAGACATTGTCCGGTAATTTTGCCTTCTTTATTTTCCTCTTCCACTTCATTTTCCTCTTCCACTTTATTTTCCTCTTCCACTTTATTTTCCTCTCCCACTGTAGTAGTGTACACTACACAGTCATCACGCACAGCAACACTGTCACACAAAACGTCGTCACGGTAACAATTCTGGGAAACTTGCAATGTGAGAGCTGTCAGGTCAGCAGACCTACAACTGGCTGGGATGTGTTGTCATTCACCGGGGTTGGGACATGCTGTCATTCACCAGTGTTGGGACATGCTGTAATTCACCAGTGTTGGGACATGCTGTCATACACCAGTGTTGGGACATGCTGTCATTCACCAGTGTTGGAACATGCTGTCATTCACCAGTGTTGGGACATGCTGTCATTCACCAGTGTTGGGACATGTTGTCATTCACCAGTGTTGGGTCATGTGGTCATTCACCAGTGTTGGGTCATGTGGTCATTCACCAGTGTTGGGACATGTTGTCATTCACCGGGGTTGGGACATGCTGTCATTCACCAGTGTTGGGACATGCTGTCATTCACCAGTGTTGGGACATGTTGTCATTCACCAGTGTTGGGACATGTTGTCATTCACCAGTGTTGGGACATTTTGTCATTCACCAGTGTTGGGTCATGTGGTCATTCACCAGTGTTGGGTCATGTGGTCATTCACCAGTGTTGGGCCATGTGGTCATTCACCAGTGTTGGGTCATGTGGTCATTCACTAGTGTTGGGACATGCTGTCATTCACCAGTGTTGGGACATGTTGTCATTCACCAGTGTTGGGTCATGTGGTCATTCACCAGTGTTGGGACATGCTGTCATTCACCAGTGTTGGGACATGTTGTCATTCACCAGTGTTGGGACATGCTGTCATTCACCAGTGTTGGGTCATGTGGTCATTCACCAGTGTTGGGTCATGTGGTCATTCACCAGTGTTGGGTCATGTTGTCATTCACCAGTGTTGGGTCATGTGGTCATTCACCAGTGTTGGGTCATGTGGTCATTCACCAGTGTTGGGTCATGTGGTCATTCACCAGTGTTGGGTCATGCTGTCATTCACCAGTGTTGGGACATGCTGTCATTCACCAGTGTTGGGACATGCTGTCATTCACCAGTGTTGGGACATGCTGTCATTCACCAGTGTTGGGACATGCTGTCATTCACCAGTGTTGGGACATGCTGTCATTCACCAGTGTTGGGTCATGTGGTCATTCACCAGTGTTGGGTCATGCTGTCATTCACCAGTGTTGGGTCATGTGGTCATTCACCAGTGTTGGGACATGCTGTCATTCACCAGTGTTGGGACATGCTGTCGTTCACCAGTGTTGGGACATGCTGTCATTCACCAGTGTTGGGTCATGTGGTCATTCACCAGTGTTGGGACATGCTGTCATTCACCAGGGTTGGGACATGCTGTCATTCACCAGTGTTGGGTCATGTGGTCATTCACCAGTGTTGGGACATTTTGTCATTCACCAGTGTTGGGTCATGTGGTCATTCACCAGTGTTGGGTCATGTGGTCATTCACCAGTGTTGGGTCATGTGGTCATTCACCAGTGTTGGGTCATGTGGTCATTCACTAGTGTTGGGACATGCTGTCATTCACCAGTGTTGGGACATGTTGTCATTCACCAGTGTTGGGTCATGCTGTCATTCACCAGTGTTGGGTCATGTGGTCATTCACCAGTGTTGGGTCATGTGGTCATTCACCAGTGTTGGGTCATGTTGTCATTCACCAGTGTTGGGTCATGCGGTCATTCACCAGTGTTGGGTCATGTGGTCATTCACCAGTGTTGGGTCATGTGGTCATTCACCAGTGTTGGGTCATGCTGTCATTCACCAGTGTTGGGACATGCTGTCGTTCACCAGTGTTGGGACATGCTGTCATTCACCAGTGTTGGGTCATGTGGTCATTCACCAGTGTTGGGACATGCTGTCATTCACCAGGGTTGGGACATGCTGTAATTCACCAGTGTTGGGTCATGTGGTAATTCACCAGTGTTGGGACATGCTGTCATTCACCAGTGTTGGGACATGCTGTCATTCACCAGTGTTGGGTCATGTGGTCATTCACCAGTGTTGGGACATGCTGTCATTCACCAGGGTTGGGACATGCTGTCATTCACCAGGGTTGggacagtagtagggatgacatgccacagaacatttttttttctgggaaaaaaagtgcctgtgcgccccaagggtttcaggtaaatttagaaaatcgtgtatagcacttgggggttttcaggtaaattttgtcagtcgcagattttagaagtaaggatttcttatgagaaaaataatttccgagacttagaagtttgttaaagccttatgggagaaattcaaataacgtgtgtagcactttagggcttccaggagaactctacggacatattttacatgttttcaacttacaaaatcgtctatgtaagccttagttattcatataaatttagaaaaatcacctgtgtaagtcagggttttcaagtctcgtacatcacaccccctccctcccccccttgactcgcaatctgtcgcctcacctgtatttactttagacgtcagccagccagccagccagtcggctcttaatcttatcttatcttatccgtaatatctggaccgtccctcctctctctctctctctctctctctctctctccctcctctctctctctcctcttcatattattccctcttcctattttctgacatactaatattttattcccttttcattaacagtcagttttatacaaatcaaccgaaagcatctcaatgtaacctttaatactgaaaactgcctcagagactatctaagctggccccagctacctgccccaggctatctgcccgaggccatcatcacctgattacctgccccagacatctaccagtcattgtcggcgttcgccaccgtaataatttatatatatatatacattaagcgttaataaaacttatttatttatttacaatttatttagtcatctaattcatagtttacacaatttataataaaagagtttatccccagtattcgccaatcattctcgctattaataaaacagccaaacgctcactcaggggcacactatcgttattacgctcattcaggggccccctcagatcgccaaagtctcagaggcctacactttcagtctacaatcaatcttcatcctgttcacaaggttcccctagcctagtcatatcatcatgtcagtgtgtcctctgtgcctgtctcctatcaacaacgaaatcgttcatgtgtgtcaaacacgatgtttaacatgcctcggtgaaatgtccatcaacgctcttcaagaatgcagactatactgtataggatgcaatgggcctacaccgcctggacattttgacgtaacctgtaccagctgtgggcaactctattgtgcaaatcgtaagtaccTCTTTTTCTCGCACtttcaataaactttcaaagaaaatatatatccgaaacacacatacatacatacagacagtcaatttatatatattattttcatttcagttcatggttctacttcctgcccatactgtcgtttctccgttaaccgggaacctcccaccgaagccagaaacgtcattgaacctccacccaaacgccgtcgcatcataaataaccgtacgttttcacaataattttcataattttttaaagttaataattgtatatttatcaagtgtataaacaagtaataagtactcatacagaaaaatatttccattacaggagttcctattcgtgatcaagagaatctcatacttggtggaatcaacatcccagctcgtaagtaatattattatttatctgtaattcagtttttcctcttatttaaactttttgtttttcctcttaataataattcctcttatttacacgatattttcctattaaggttttcaaatcctcttattgttttcaaatgtgttttcctcttaatgtttattcattgctaatattatattacagaatctCCCCCggattcaacccaaccctctgagtggagcacacctgtacgcagtcaaccccagctgtcccaggagctagaagaagatgcaccagacggcaaccagcaggcatcttcagatgaagaagaagaagacaatcaaccccctgttcatgacatatcagatgaagaagtcaacgctccagattccccagaggtacttaaCTTAGATAACGTTGTTCCACGAGTGTTAGAAGTCATTAACCATTTCGAAGGAGCATTCTCGAGGCATTCTTTCTCCATTCCCGGTCATTTAGACGCCGACCCCAGCATttatataaataggtatagggaattttttatagaatatatagacaatcagttcagacaaatacaggaagaattccctccctcatttcacatttacccggatgtaagcctaattttgcaaaaacttaatcatgccgacaatcaatatgaaatattagacgaagtattttcaattagaggcgaaactcagactgttacgcaggaagaggtggaagttcttgtaaattcatgggttgacgaaatgtctgctaaaattgacgaatgtctaaaaaatgtccaatcctcaagtgtaggaattcattccatgtcaggctttgccattaatttttcgtatattcgccaccctatgcaccttggatcttacgtaccatatcctgcaaaattaaagggtaaagaatcagtatttaatcctgaaagtgaaggagatgagtgtttgttacagtgcattGCCGCGTATAAAAACTTAGCATTGGGCAGGACTATGAATAACGTTAGACAACATTACAAAAGCCTtcgatggtgtagaagattcgtagtatgggcagatgaaatcagattccccgtatcatttgataatcttaagaaaatagagaagcttaacaaaatttctatttatatttatacagtaactcatgaaagtaacagatactatcttagtttagctaggaaaagccaggaaaagtacgccgataaagtccctttgttgttattagaaggcaagcatctctgtTTGATCAAGGAttttgataaatttgtaaagaatATTAACCATAACTACGGAAGGATTCCTGACACTCATAAATTCTGTAAAATTTGCCTTTTGCATGCTcccttagatgaaattcaggctcacgaagagtcatgcactgtatcccaagtattttcgttctataatcctagtgataaaatcagttttaaaaattacggtaggacctatagcccaactcacaccgcctattacgattttgaatgtctattagaccgtcaaaatcctagaggcatggtggaatgtaagcataaagcaattgcttatgcttacatgattttagacagggaattcaatgtcgtagaaacgtattcatacgtaggcccagacgcggtcaatcattttattaccaagctagaagcctcatggaaagctattcatgctcaactccccaacttccctaagaacttgtctagagaacaggaaagaatgtttcaaaaccaaaatacgtgtcaattgtgtcatcaaactttcaaggataagaaagataaacatagacatcataatcatgctattcaggaaaataattacttaggtgcttattgtgctcgttgcaatttacaatgtaaaaattCTCGTAGATACTTaaccacattttcccataatgctgcATATGATCTgggaattatacttaaagaactg includes these proteins:
- the LOC138369950 gene encoding uncharacterized protein; its protein translation is MSVCPLCLSPINNEIVHVCQTRCLTCLGEMSINALQECRLYCIGCNGPTPPGHFDVTCTSCGQLYCANLHGSTSCPYCRFSVNREPPTEARNVIEPPPKRRRIINNRVPIRDQENLILGGINIPAQSPPDSTQPSEWSTPVRSQPQLSQELEEDAPDGNQQASSDEEEEDNQPPVHDISDEEVNAPDSPER